In the Streptomyces sp. BHT-5-2 genome, one interval contains:
- a CDS encoding ABC transporter substrate-binding protein: MIRRTLAAALALAAGAALLTACGTGDTASAEVAAGNGGPKLDIGPDQHRIRGSKDPASAALVPARVRRTGELRIGVGAESSPPLTFYATDDTTLIGVEEDLATLVADTLGLKPHFEPLSWENLFVGLDSGKLDAVFANVTVTEERKEKYDFATYRLDQLAMEARKGSGWKVRGPADVAGRTIAVGSGTNQEKILLDWSREDERAGRRPVDVKYFQKPSDVQLALQSGRIDGYFAPDPTVAYHVAAAGRTEIAGTFSGGGAHLRGEIAATTGKGSGLVGAYAAALRKVIADGRYARVLARWGLSGEAVATSRINPPGLPRTAD, translated from the coding sequence GTGATCCGCCGTACGCTCGCCGCCGCCCTCGCCCTCGCCGCCGGCGCCGCCCTGCTCACCGCCTGCGGCACCGGTGACACGGCGAGCGCGGAGGTCGCCGCGGGGAACGGCGGCCCGAAGCTCGACATCGGCCCCGACCAGCACCGCATCCGCGGCAGCAAGGACCCGGCGAGCGCCGCGCTGGTGCCCGCCCGGGTCAGGCGGACCGGTGAACTGCGGATCGGTGTCGGCGCCGAGAGCAGCCCCCCGCTGACCTTCTACGCCACCGACGACACCACCCTCATCGGCGTCGAGGAGGACCTGGCGACCCTCGTCGCCGACACCCTCGGGCTGAAGCCGCACTTCGAGCCGCTGTCCTGGGAGAACCTCTTCGTCGGCCTGGACAGCGGCAAGCTCGACGCGGTCTTCGCCAACGTCACCGTCACCGAGGAGCGCAAGGAGAAGTACGACTTCGCCACCTACCGCCTGGACCAGCTGGCCATGGAGGCCAGGAAGGGCAGCGGCTGGAAGGTGCGCGGCCCCGCGGACGTGGCGGGCCGGACCATCGCCGTCGGCTCCGGCACCAACCAGGAGAAGATCCTGCTGGACTGGAGCCGGGAGGACGAGCGGGCCGGCCGCAGGCCGGTGGACGTCAAGTACTTCCAGAAGCCCTCGGACGTGCAGCTCGCGCTCCAATCGGGCCGGATCGACGGCTACTTCGCGCCCGACCCGACCGTCGCCTACCACGTCGCCGCCGCCGGCCGGACCGAGATCGCCGGCACCTTCTCCGGCGGCGGCGCCCACCTCCGGGGCGAGATCGCCGCCACCACCGGCAAGGGCAGTGGCCTGGTCGGGGCGTACGCCGCGGCCCTGCGCAAGGTCATCGCCGACGGCCGCTACGCCCGGGTGCTGGCCCGCTGGGGGCTGTCCGGCGAGGCCGTGGCGACCTCGCGGATCAACCCGCCCGGACTGCCCAGGACCGCCGACTGA
- a CDS encoding NtaA/DmoA family FMN-dependent monooxygenase (This protein belongs to a clade of FMN-dependent monooxygenases, within a broader family of flavin-dependent oxidoreductases, the luciferase-like monooxygenase (LMM) family, some of whose members use coenzyme F420 rather than FMN.): MGTDPRPRKQIHLAAHFPGVNNTTVWADDRSGSQIDFASFEHLARTAERGLFDFFFLAEGLRLREHKGRIHDLDVLGRPESLTVLNALAAVTERLGLAGTVSATFNEPYELARRFASLDHLSGGRAAWNVVTTSDAFTGENFRRGGYLDRADRYTRAAEFLATARELWDSGADGGVPHRVEHRGPHFTVRGEFALPRSPQGHPVVIQAGDSAEGREFAASAADVIFTRHSGQEAGRAFYADVKRRLPAYGRRPADLKIMPGVTFVLGDTAAEAQEAAVEIRRRQVSPQTALLTLEQVWGVDLSSYDPDGPLPEIDPDPDGELARGRVRIADPQAVADKWRALSRAKGLSIRETVIEATGRQSFVGTPASVAHEMDAFVQSDAADGFILVPHLTPGGLDPFVERVVPLLQERGVFRTEYTGTTLRSHLGLPEPARPARKD, translated from the coding sequence ATGGGCACCGACCCCCGCCCCCGCAAGCAGATCCACCTCGCCGCGCACTTCCCCGGCGTCAACAACACCACCGTCTGGGCCGATGACCGGTCGGGCAGCCAGATCGACTTCGCCTCCTTCGAGCACCTGGCGCGCACCGCGGAGCGCGGCCTGTTCGACTTCTTCTTCCTGGCCGAGGGGCTGCGGCTGCGCGAGCACAAGGGCCGGATCCACGACCTCGACGTGCTCGGCCGGCCCGAGTCGCTCACCGTCCTCAACGCCCTGGCGGCGGTCACCGAGCGGCTGGGCCTGGCCGGCACGGTCAGCGCCACCTTCAACGAGCCCTACGAACTCGCCCGCCGGTTCGCCTCCCTGGACCACCTCAGCGGCGGCCGGGCCGCCTGGAACGTCGTCACCACCTCCGACGCCTTCACCGGGGAGAACTTCCGCCGCGGCGGCTACCTCGACCGCGCCGACCGCTACACCCGCGCCGCCGAATTCCTCGCCACCGCACGGGAGTTGTGGGACTCGGGCGCGGACGGCGGGGTGCCGCACCGGGTCGAGCACCGCGGCCCGCACTTCACCGTCCGCGGCGAGTTCGCCCTCCCGCGCAGCCCGCAGGGCCACCCCGTCGTCATCCAGGCCGGGGACTCCGCCGAGGGCCGGGAGTTCGCCGCCTCGGCCGCCGACGTGATCTTCACCCGGCACAGCGGCCAGGAGGCCGGCCGGGCCTTCTACGCGGACGTCAAGCGCCGGCTCCCGGCGTACGGGCGGCGGCCCGCGGACCTCAAGATCATGCCGGGGGTGACCTTCGTCCTCGGTGACACCGCGGCCGAGGCCCAGGAGGCGGCCGTCGAGATCCGCCGCCGGCAGGTCTCCCCGCAGACCGCGCTGCTCACCCTGGAGCAGGTCTGGGGAGTGGACCTGTCCTCCTACGACCCCGACGGGCCGCTGCCGGAGATCGACCCGGACCCGGACGGCGAGCTGGCCCGGGGCCGGGTCCGGATCGCCGACCCGCAGGCCGTCGCGGACAAGTGGCGGGCGCTCTCCCGCGCCAAGGGGCTGTCCATCCGGGAGACCGTCATCGAGGCCACCGGGCGGCAGTCCTTCGTCGGCACCCCTGCGAGCGTCGCCCACGAGATGGACGCCTTCGTGCAGAGCGACGCCGCCGACGGCTTCATCCTCGTCCCACACCTCACCCCCGGTGGCCTGGACCCGTTCGTGGAGCGGGTCGTCCCGCTGCTCCAGGAGCGCGGCGTCTTCCGCACGGAATACACCGGGACCACCCTGCGCTCCCACCTGGGGCTGCCGGAACCGGCGCGCCCCGCACGGAAGGACTGA
- a CDS encoding S1 family peptidase: MLAGAGAIALAATATVTLANAHAAPAPTVARLSPDAATTLASQLKSGTAGAFYDAKAQKLVVNVVDEASAAAVRAKGAEARIVKHSMAQLDAARQTLKDRATIPGTAWAMDPRTNKVVVSADRTVTGAGLDRLTKVAKGLGDTVELRRTKGEIKPLIAGGDAIWGSSARCSLGFNVTKGGQPGFLTAGHCGNDVKEWSDQQGGQTIATTEDSKFPGNDYSFAKYTGNTEHPSEVDLYGGTQKISKAADATVGEKVKRSGSTSKVHDGSVKALNATVNYQEGTVNGLIQTDVCAEPGDSGGALFDGESALGLTSGGSGDCSQGGETFFQPVPAALQATGTQIG, translated from the coding sequence ATCCTGGCCGGCGCGGGCGCCATCGCGCTCGCCGCCACCGCGACCGTCACCCTCGCCAACGCCCACGCGGCCCCCGCTCCCACGGTGGCCAGGCTCTCCCCGGACGCGGCGACCACCCTGGCGTCCCAGCTCAAGTCTGGTACGGCCGGCGCGTTCTACGACGCCAAGGCGCAGAAGCTGGTCGTCAACGTGGTGGACGAGGCGTCCGCCGCGGCCGTCCGGGCCAAGGGCGCCGAGGCCAGAATCGTCAAGCACTCGATGGCCCAGCTCGACGCGGCCCGGCAGACGCTGAAGGACCGGGCGACGATCCCCGGCACCGCCTGGGCGATGGACCCCAGGACCAACAAGGTCGTGGTGTCCGCCGACCGCACGGTCACCGGCGCCGGGCTGGACCGGCTCACCAAGGTCGCCAAGGGCCTCGGCGACACCGTCGAACTCCGGCGGACCAAGGGCGAGATCAAACCCCTGATCGCCGGCGGCGACGCGATCTGGGGCAGCAGCGCCCGCTGCTCGCTCGGCTTCAACGTCACCAAGGGCGGCCAGCCGGGCTTCCTGACCGCCGGGCACTGCGGCAACGACGTCAAGGAGTGGTCCGACCAGCAGGGCGGCCAGACGATCGCGACCACCGAGGATTCCAAGTTCCCCGGCAACGACTACTCGTTCGCCAAGTACACGGGCAACACCGAGCACCCCAGCGAGGTGGACCTCTACGGGGGCACGCAGAAGATCTCCAAGGCCGCGGACGCCACCGTCGGCGAGAAGGTGAAGCGCAGCGGCAGCACCTCCAAGGTGCACGACGGCAGCGTCAAGGCGCTCAACGCCACCGTCAACTACCAGGAGGGCACGGTCAACGGCCTGATCCAGACCGACGTCTGCGCCGAGCCCGGTGACAGCGGCGGCGCCCTCTTCGACGGCGAGAGCGCCCTCGGCCTGACCTCCGGCGGCAGCGGCGACTGCAGCCAGGGCGGCGAGACCTTCTTCCAGCCGGTGCCGGCCGCCCTCCAGGCGACGGGCACGCAGATCGGCTGA
- a CDS encoding slipin family protein gives MVGEVVAAVVALASAGTVYLMAAARVVKQYERGVVLRLGRLTSPVREPGFTMIIPAVDRMRKVNMQIVTMPVPAQEGITRDNVTVRVDAVVYFKVVDAADAIVRVEDYRFAVSQMAQTSLRSIIGKSELDDLLSNREKLNQGLELMMDSPAIGWGVSVDRVEIKDVSLPETMKRSMARQAEATRDRRARVINADAELQASRKLAEAAAAMSDQPAALQLRLLQTVVAVAAEKNSTLVLPFPVELLRFLERSGLQAQAQTAYAEAAAERARGQRPATPDAAPAPAAPSPPPAPSPVENGHIDDVLPALEDLPEAENLP, from the coding sequence ATGGTCGGAGAAGTGGTGGCGGCCGTAGTGGCGCTGGCCTCCGCGGGGACGGTCTATCTGATGGCCGCGGCACGGGTGGTCAAGCAGTACGAGCGCGGTGTGGTGCTGCGCCTGGGGCGGCTGACCTCGCCGGTGCGCGAGCCGGGGTTCACCATGATCATTCCGGCCGTGGACCGGATGCGCAAGGTCAACATGCAGATCGTCACGATGCCGGTGCCGGCCCAGGAGGGCATCACCCGGGACAACGTCACGGTCCGGGTCGACGCGGTGGTCTACTTCAAGGTCGTGGACGCCGCCGACGCGATCGTCCGGGTCGAGGACTACCGCTTCGCGGTCTCCCAGATGGCCCAGACCTCGCTGCGGTCGATCATCGGCAAGAGCGAACTGGACGATTTGCTCTCCAACCGCGAGAAGCTCAACCAGGGCCTGGAGCTGATGATGGACAGCCCGGCCATCGGCTGGGGCGTGAGCGTGGACCGGGTCGAGATCAAGGACGTCTCGCTGCCGGAGACGATGAAGCGCTCGATGGCCCGCCAGGCGGAGGCGACCCGGGACCGCCGGGCCCGCGTGATCAACGCCGACGCCGAGCTGCAGGCGTCCCGGAAGCTGGCGGAGGCCGCCGCGGCCATGTCCGACCAGCCCGCCGCGCTGCAACTGCGGCTGCTGCAGACGGTGGTGGCGGTCGCCGCCGAGAAGAACTCCACCCTCGTCCTGCCCTTCCCGGTGGAGCTGCTGCGCTTCCTGGAGCGCTCCGGCCTCCAGGCCCAGGCGCAGACCGCGTACGCGGAGGCGGCGGCCGAACGCGCCCGCGGGCAGCGGCCGGCGACCCCCGACGCGGCCCCGGCCCCGGCGGCCCCGAGCCCGCCGCCGGCCCCGTCTCCGGTGGAGAACGGCCACATCGACGACGTCCTGCCGGCGCTGGAGGACCTCCCCGAGGCCGAGAACCTCCCGTAG
- a CDS encoding DUF3533 domain-containing protein, producing the protein MATTDDGRPLTFVEEVRSAVTTRAALLVIGVLGLMVAFITSYAGAFHHPEPDRVPLAVVAPAQVRGELVRKLDRLPGAPLDPSPAASEADARRRIGDRTRDAALLVDPRGTTDRLLVASGGGASLAQAVEAVVTAAEKQQGRTVRTEDVIPADPGDGRSLSSFYLVVGWCVGGYLCAAILAISAGARPANRPRAVIRLAALALYAIAAGLAGALVVGPVLGALPGSLFGLWGLGALTVFAVGATTLAFQGLLGIIGIGLAILVIVVFGNPSAGGAYPYPLLPPFWRAIGPALPPGAGTWAARSIAYFGGRALTGPLLVLSAWAVGGALVTVVLATLHRTADDRAGGGPTGDAGSLPA; encoded by the coding sequence ATGGCCACGACCGACGACGGCAGGCCCCTCACCTTCGTCGAGGAGGTGCGGAGCGCCGTGACGACCCGCGCGGCGCTCCTGGTGATCGGGGTGCTGGGCCTGATGGTCGCGTTCATCACGTCGTACGCCGGTGCCTTCCACCACCCCGAGCCGGACCGGGTGCCACTCGCCGTGGTCGCCCCCGCCCAGGTCCGCGGCGAGCTGGTGAGAAAGCTCGACCGGCTCCCGGGCGCACCGCTGGACCCGAGCCCGGCCGCCTCCGAAGCCGACGCCCGGCGCCGCATCGGGGACCGCACCCGCGACGCCGCGCTGCTGGTCGATCCGCGCGGCACCACCGACCGGCTGCTGGTCGCGAGCGGCGGCGGCGCCTCGCTGGCGCAGGCGGTCGAGGCGGTGGTGACGGCGGCCGAGAAGCAGCAGGGGCGGACCGTCCGCACCGAGGACGTGATCCCGGCCGACCCCGGCGACGGCCGCAGCCTGTCGTCCTTCTACCTCGTCGTGGGATGGTGCGTGGGCGGCTATCTGTGTGCCGCGATCCTGGCGATCAGCGCCGGGGCCCGCCCGGCCAACCGCCCGCGGGCGGTCATCCGGCTGGCCGCGCTGGCGCTCTACGCGATCGCCGCCGGGCTGGCCGGGGCGCTCGTGGTCGGCCCGGTGCTCGGCGCGCTGCCCGGCAGCCTCTTCGGGCTGTGGGGCCTGGGCGCGCTGACCGTCTTCGCGGTGGGCGCCACCACCCTGGCCTTCCAGGGGCTGCTGGGCATCATCGGCATCGGCCTGGCGATCCTGGTGATCGTGGTGTTCGGCAACCCGAGCGCGGGCGGCGCCTATCCGTATCCGCTGCTGCCGCCGTTCTGGCGGGCGATCGGGCCCGCGCTGCCGCCGGGCGCCGGCACCTGGGCGGCGCGCTCGATCGCGTACTTCGGGGGCCGGGCGCTGACCGGGCCGCTGCTGGTGCTCTCCGCCTGGGCGGTGGGCGGCGCGCTGGTCACCGTCGTCCTGGCGACGCTGCACCGGACGGCCGACGACCGGGCCGGCGGCGGGCCGACCGGCGACGCCGGGAGCCTGCCGGCCTGA
- a CDS encoding LLM class flavin-dependent oxidoreductase, translating to MPVPHHPPRLAVALDAPQDPPRPDAAHYTALARLAERGTLDFVTLGDRFGGPGPDALAVLARIAPATARIGLVPTVTTTHTEPFHVSTAVATLDWVSRGRAGWTVEVSTTEAEAALVGLPQVLGFARTGRDPHPAAPSAEVWSEAGEVAEVAGLLWDSWEDDAEIRDRATGRFVDRDRLHHVDFTGRTFSVRGPSIVPRPPQGRPVTVVDATGDTGGPDGGPSPFGGSPEAGGAARLEVAAARADVALVRAEDPQTAGAARAALRERARAHGRDPGALLVLASLPVELESAADAAGLADLLGDWYAQGAADGFHLRPADPARDLSRIVEGTVPLLRERGLLRRSYEGTTLRAHLGLPRPASIYALAREVS from the coding sequence ATGCCCGTACCGCACCACCCGCCGCGGCTGGCCGTCGCACTGGACGCCCCGCAGGACCCGCCCCGCCCCGACGCCGCCCACTACACCGCGCTCGCCCGGCTCGCCGAGCGCGGCACCCTGGACTTCGTCACCCTCGGCGACCGCTTCGGCGGGCCCGGTCCGGACGCCCTCGCGGTGCTCGCCCGGATCGCGCCGGCCACCGCCCGGATCGGGCTGGTCCCGACGGTGACCACCACCCACACCGAGCCGTTCCACGTCTCCACCGCCGTGGCCACCCTGGACTGGGTCAGCCGCGGCCGGGCCGGCTGGACGGTTGAGGTGTCCACCACCGAGGCCGAGGCCGCGCTCGTGGGACTCCCCCAAGTGCTCGGCTTCGCTCGAACAGGGAGGGACCCCCATCCGGCCGCCCCGTCCGCCGAGGTCTGGTCGGAGGCCGGCGAGGTCGCCGAGGTCGCCGGGCTGCTGTGGGACAGCTGGGAGGACGACGCGGAGATCCGCGACCGGGCCACCGGCCGCTTCGTCGACCGCGACCGGCTCCACCACGTCGACTTCACCGGCCGGACCTTCTCGGTCCGCGGGCCGTCCATCGTGCCCCGGCCGCCGCAGGGCCGGCCGGTCACCGTCGTCGACGCGACCGGGGACACCGGCGGGCCCGACGGGGGTCCCTCCCCGTTCGGGGGAAGTCCGGAAGCCGGGGGAGCGGCCCGCCTGGAGGTGGCCGCCGCCCGGGCCGATGTCGCGCTGGTCCGGGCCGAGGACCCGCAGACCGCCGGCGCCGCCCGCGCCGCACTGCGCGAGCGGGCCCGGGCGCACGGCCGCGACCCCGGCGCCCTGCTGGTGCTGGCCTCGCTGCCGGTCGAGCTGGAGTCCGCGGCCGACGCCGCCGGCCTCGCCGACCTGCTCGGCGACTGGTACGCCCAGGGCGCCGCCGACGGCTTCCATCTGCGCCCCGCCGACCCCGCCCGGGACCTGTCCCGGATCGTCGAGGGCACCGTCCCGCTCCTCCGGGAGCGCGGCCTGCTCCGCCGCTCCTACGAGGGCACCACCCTGCGCGCCCACCTCGGCCTGCCGCGCCCCGCCAGCATCTACGCCCTCGCCCGGGAGGTTTCCTGA
- a CDS encoding subtilase-type protease inhibitor — translation MRYITGAVALGAALVLGALSTTAQAATAPAQPARTGGLYAPTEMVLTVGQGDSRATATSLRAATLSCMPTASGSHPYAKAACAQLRLVSGDFTKVTEAEGQRMCNKIWAPIVVTADGVWQGRRISYTHTFANSCEMADGKGTVFEF, via the coding sequence ATGCGGTACATCACTGGGGCGGTCGCACTCGGCGCGGCGCTGGTTCTGGGCGCGCTGTCCACCACCGCGCAGGCCGCCACCGCGCCGGCCCAGCCCGCCCGGACCGGTGGCCTCTACGCGCCCACCGAGATGGTCCTGACAGTTGGTCAGGGCGACAGCCGCGCGACCGCCACGTCGCTGCGCGCGGCGACGCTGAGCTGTATGCCGACCGCGAGCGGAAGCCACCCGTACGCGAAGGCCGCCTGCGCCCAACTTCGCCTGGTCTCCGGTGACTTCACCAAGGTGACCGAGGCCGAGGGCCAGCGGATGTGCAACAAGATCTGGGCCCCCATAGTGGTCACCGCGGACGGCGTCTGGCAGGGCCGCCGGATCTCGTACACCCACACCTTCGCCAACTCCTGCGAGATGGCGGACGGCAAGGGCACGGTCTTCGAGTTCTGA
- a CDS encoding amino acid ABC transporter ATP-binding protein: MSAMVEVRSVHKSFGSNEVLRGIDLAVAAGEVAVVLGPSGSGKSTLLRTINHLEKVDSGWISVDGALVGYRRSGDKLYELREREILKQRTGIGFVFQNFNLFPHLTVLENLVEAPVAVQRRPRAQAEDTARRLLARVGLAEKADAYPRQLSGGQQQRVAIARALALEPRLLLFDEPTSALDPELVGEVLDVIRDLAHQGTTMIVVTHEIGFAREIADTVVFMDGGRIVEQGPPAQVLDHPRHERTRAFLSKVL; encoded by the coding sequence ATGAGCGCCATGGTCGAAGTCCGGTCCGTCCACAAGAGTTTCGGGTCCAACGAAGTGCTGCGCGGCATCGACCTCGCAGTCGCCGCCGGCGAGGTGGCCGTCGTCCTCGGCCCGTCCGGATCGGGCAAGTCCACGCTGCTGCGCACCATCAACCACCTGGAGAAGGTCGACAGCGGCTGGATCAGCGTCGACGGCGCGCTGGTCGGGTACCGCAGGTCCGGCGACAAGCTGTACGAGCTGCGGGAACGGGAGATCCTCAAGCAGCGCACCGGGATCGGGTTCGTCTTCCAGAACTTCAACCTCTTCCCGCATCTGACGGTGCTGGAGAACCTCGTCGAGGCACCGGTCGCGGTGCAGCGCCGCCCGCGGGCGCAAGCCGAGGACACCGCCCGCCGGCTGCTGGCCCGGGTGGGCCTGGCGGAGAAGGCGGACGCCTACCCCCGGCAGCTCTCCGGCGGTCAGCAGCAGCGGGTCGCCATCGCCCGGGCGCTCGCCCTGGAACCCCGGCTGCTGCTCTTCGACGAGCCGACCTCGGCGCTCGACCCCGAGCTGGTCGGCGAAGTCCTGGACGTCATCAGGGACTTGGCGCACCAGGGCACCACCATGATCGTCGTCACCCATGAGATCGGCTTCGCCCGCGAGATCGCCGACACCGTCGTCTTCATGGACGGCGGACGGATCGTCGAGCAGGGTCCGCCCGCCCAGGTGCTCGACCACCCGCGCCACGAGCGCACCCGGGCCTTCCTCTCGAAGGTCCTGTGA
- a CDS encoding DUF1684 domain-containing protein, translated as MTRSTTPPDAAREWQEWHEARLATVTGPYGPLALAGTHWLADHPDGRIDGLPGRWTAAADGTAVILEAAPGDGLTVDGAPAAGTHLLDQDAGPAAARVRHGARRLVVLRREGLWAVRDFDPESPARRAFAGLDAHPYEERWVRPGLFRPYAARRTVQVANADGRERDFVLGGELAFPLDGDEHTLQVAVEPDGSLWAVLADATSGTDSYRFRFLRPPAPAADGTVPVDLNRTQLPPCAFADHFLCPFPPPGNTLPFALRAGERRALFG; from the coding sequence ATGACCCGCAGCACGACCCCGCCGGACGCCGCCCGGGAGTGGCAGGAGTGGCACGAGGCGCGCCTGGCCACGGTCACCGGCCCCTACGGCCCGCTCGCGCTCGCCGGCACGCACTGGCTCGCCGACCACCCCGACGGCCGGATCGACGGGCTGCCGGGCCGCTGGACGGCCGCCGCCGACGGCACCGCGGTGATCCTGGAGGCCGCGCCCGGGGACGGCCTCACCGTGGACGGCGCACCAGCCGCCGGCACCCACCTGCTCGACCAGGACGCCGGGCCCGCGGCCGCCCGGGTCCGCCACGGCGCGCGCCGCCTGGTGGTGCTGCGCCGCGAGGGGCTGTGGGCGGTCCGCGACTTCGACCCGGAGTCCCCGGCCCGGCGCGCCTTCGCCGGCCTCGACGCCCATCCGTACGAGGAGCGCTGGGTGCGGCCGGGCCTGTTCCGCCCGTACGCCGCGCGGCGTACGGTCCAGGTGGCCAACGCCGACGGGCGGGAGCGGGACTTCGTCCTCGGCGGGGAGCTGGCCTTCCCCCTCGACGGCGACGAGCACACCCTCCAGGTCGCGGTGGAGCCGGACGGCTCGCTGTGGGCGGTGCTGGCCGACGCCACCAGCGGCACCGACAGCTACCGTTTCCGCTTCCTGCGGCCGCCCGCGCCGGCCGCCGACGGCACCGTGCCGGTCGATCTCAACCGCACCCAGCTGCCGCCCTGCGCCTTCGCCGACCACTTCCTGTGCCCCTTCCCGCCGCCCGGCAACACCCTGCCGTTCGCGCTGCGGGCGGGGGAGCGGCGCGCGCTCTTCGGCTGA
- a CDS encoding SDR family NAD(P)-dependent oxidoreductase, whose product MNRFDGRRALITGAGSGIGQATAHRILAEGGRVVAVDVDEAGLAATAERAAADGAARRLETARLDIADEAAVRSGVAAAVDRLGGLDVLVNAAGILRSAHTHATTLELFNRIVSVNLTGTFLMIRESLPALLAGQAPVIVNFSSTSASFAHPYMAAYAASKGGIQSMTHAIASEYSRQGLRAVCVAPGSIASNMTTGRGPGLPEDADMSLFTKLAPAIGQGFAGPETVAGVIAMLASEDGAFITGTEIRIDGGTHM is encoded by the coding sequence ATGAACCGCTTTGACGGACGCCGCGCACTGATCACCGGAGCCGGCTCGGGCATCGGGCAGGCCACCGCCCACCGGATCCTCGCCGAGGGCGGCCGGGTCGTCGCGGTGGACGTCGACGAGGCGGGCCTGGCGGCCACCGCCGAGCGGGCCGCCGCGGACGGCGCCGCCCGCCGCCTGGAGACCGCGCGGCTGGACATCGCGGACGAGGCCGCGGTGCGGTCCGGCGTGGCCGCCGCGGTGGACCGCCTCGGCGGGCTGGACGTGCTGGTCAACGCGGCCGGCATCCTGCGCTCCGCGCACACCCACGCGACCACCCTGGAGCTCTTCAACCGGATCGTCTCGGTCAACCTGACCGGCACCTTCCTGATGATCCGTGAGTCGCTGCCGGCCCTGCTGGCGGGGCAGGCGCCGGTGATCGTCAACTTCAGCTCCACCTCGGCCTCGTTCGCCCACCCGTACATGGCGGCGTACGCGGCCAGCAAGGGCGGCATCCAGTCGATGACCCACGCCATCGCGAGCGAGTACAGCCGGCAGGGGCTGCGCGCGGTGTGCGTGGCGCCGGGCTCCATCGCCAGCAACATGACCACCGGCCGCGGCCCGGGCCTGCCCGAGGACGCCGACATGAGCCTGTTCACCAAGCTCGCCCCGGCCATCGGGCAGGGCTTCGCCGGCCCGGAGACCGTCGCCGGCGTGATCGCGATGCTCGCCTCGGAGGACGGCGCGTTCATCACCGGCACCGAGATCCGGATCGACGGCGGCACGCACATGTGA
- a CDS encoding TetR/AcrR family transcriptional regulator produces MPTAPRPAAASTPARPSLTERRKAETQLEIARTAAALFAERGPGATADEIARTSGVALRTFYRYFRTKEDAVAPLLAVGVRQWIGDLAAATAGPDAPPARTALEQAARRALTPADEPAAEALRWTRGLLRAMPGDPALRAVWHRVHHDSEEELRPVLARLTGADPLTVRLAAAAANTAMRVAVEEWAAGDARADGPHGPAELVVRAMRALTAGLADLDGRPGGRGGGDGSADGPEGATGGRRDPSAR; encoded by the coding sequence ATGCCCACCGCACCACGCCCCGCCGCCGCGTCCACCCCCGCGCGGCCGTCCCTCACCGAGCGCCGCAAGGCCGAGACCCAGCTGGAGATCGCCCGCACCGCGGCGGCACTGTTCGCGGAGCGCGGGCCCGGCGCCACCGCCGACGAGATCGCCCGCACCTCGGGCGTCGCGCTGCGCACCTTCTACCGGTACTTCCGCACCAAGGAGGACGCGGTGGCCCCGCTGCTCGCGGTCGGCGTCCGGCAGTGGATCGGCGACCTGGCCGCCGCCACCGCGGGGCCGGACGCACCACCCGCCCGCACGGCGCTGGAGCAGGCCGCGCGCCGGGCGCTGACCCCCGCCGACGAACCGGCCGCGGAGGCGCTGCGCTGGACCCGCGGGCTGCTGCGCGCGATGCCCGGCGACCCGGCGCTGCGCGCGGTCTGGCACCGCGTCCACCACGACTCCGAGGAGGAGTTGCGGCCGGTGCTGGCGCGGCTCACCGGCGCCGATCCGCTGACCGTGCGGCTGGCCGCGGCCGCCGCGAACACCGCGATGCGGGTCGCGGTGGAGGAGTGGGCCGCGGGCGACGCACGGGCGGACGGCCCGCACGGCCCCGCGGAGCTGGTCGTCCGCGCCATGCGGGCGCTCACCGCGGGACTGGCCGATCTGGACGGGCGCCCCGGCGGGCGGGGCGGCGGCGACGGGAGTGCGGACGGTCCCGAGGGGGCCACCGGCGGCCGCCGGGACCCGTCCGCACGCTGA